The following are from one region of the Paenibacillus protaetiae genome:
- the xseA gene encoding exodeoxyribonuclease VII large subunit: MAEQPRVFSIKDINRYIRMKLDSDQLLSDVWLRGEISNFTHHSSGHMYFTLKDKDSRLKCIMFASHNQHLPFIPREGTKVMARGNISVYERDGNYQFYATAMQPDGIGSLYLAYEQLKAKLESEGLFASERKRPIPKYPKAVGVITSPTGAAVRDIIITMQRRHPAVPVYVVPVLVQGTQAAPSIVKAIEMMNRFGEVDVLIVGRGGGSLEELWAFNEEKVARSIAASAIPVISAVGHETDFTIADFAADLRAATPTAAAELAVPHVLELQQQLSHLRSRMENALRHRVRSSREQLASVRRSPYFIHPRKYLLEQAERLDRLQEKLIGLARRKMERNRTSLAKLHAQLSGNHPGEKAAFSANRLQAASRRLEQAMLARVKHNRLQLIGTMKQLDALSPLKIMSRGYSLVYDEKEKRLIKTIQEVQPGDMIKVKLMDGQLECHVWSMRGES, encoded by the coding sequence ATGGCAGAACAGCCGCGTGTTTTCTCTATTAAGGATATTAACCGGTATATCCGGATGAAGCTTGATTCGGACCAGCTGCTCAGCGATGTATGGCTGCGCGGGGAAATATCGAATTTTACGCATCACTCAAGCGGGCATATGTATTTTACGCTGAAGGATAAAGACAGTCGGTTAAAGTGCATTATGTTCGCTTCCCATAATCAGCATTTGCCTTTTATTCCCCGTGAAGGCACCAAAGTGATGGCCAGAGGGAATATTTCCGTCTACGAACGGGACGGCAATTATCAATTTTATGCGACGGCTATGCAGCCGGACGGCATCGGCAGCTTGTATTTGGCTTACGAGCAGCTGAAAGCAAAACTGGAATCCGAAGGGCTGTTTGCGTCAGAACGCAAACGGCCTATTCCTAAATATCCGAAAGCGGTTGGAGTCATTACTTCTCCGACTGGAGCCGCCGTACGGGATATTATCATTACGATGCAGCGGCGCCACCCCGCTGTCCCGGTTTATGTTGTTCCGGTGCTTGTGCAGGGGACGCAAGCGGCGCCTTCCATTGTGAAAGCGATTGAAATGATGAACCGTTTTGGCGAAGTGGACGTATTAATTGTTGGACGCGGCGGTGGTTCCCTGGAAGAGCTTTGGGCATTTAATGAAGAAAAGGTAGCCCGGAGCATTGCGGCATCGGCCATTCCGGTTATTAGCGCAGTAGGACATGAAACGGACTTCACGATTGCGGACTTTGCAGCTGATTTACGGGCAGCGACGCCAACGGCAGCGGCTGAGCTGGCTGTTCCGCATGTGCTCGAGCTGCAGCAGCAACTGTCCCATCTGCGAAGCCGAATGGAGAATGCGCTTCGCCATCGCGTGCGCAGCAGCCGCGAACAGCTCGCTTCCGTGCGGCGTTCGCCTTATTTTATACACCCTCGCAAATATTTGCTGGAGCAGGCGGAACGGCTTGACCGTTTGCAGGAGAAGCTAATCGGGCTTGCCCGCCGTAAAATGGAGCGGAACCGTACATCGCTGGCCAAGCTGCATGCGCAGTTGTCGGGCAACCATCCCGGTGAAAAAGCGGCATTTTCCGCAAATCGGCTGCAGGCGGCGAGCCGGCGGCTGGAGCAGGCGATGCTGGCTCGCGTGAAACATAACCGGCTGCAGTTGATAGGCACGATGAAGCAGCTTGACGCGTTAAGCCCTTTGAAAATCATGTCACGAGGATACAGCCTTGTATATGATGAAAAAGAGAAGCGGCTGATCAAGACGATTCAGGAAGTCCAACCGGGCGATATGATAAAGGTAAAACTCATGGACGGCCAGCTGGAATGCCATGTCTGGTCGATGAGAGGGGAAAGTTAG
- a CDS encoding Asp23/Gls24 family envelope stress response protein, with product MSTIAADYERTDIGTIQIAPEVIAVIAGLATDEVDGVAGMSGGFAGGIVELLGRKNLSKGVKVEVGQREAAIDVSIIVEYGNKIPEIAVEIQRNVKRSIEMMTGLTVVEVNVHIHDVHFKTADKPEEEELGNRVK from the coding sequence ATGAGTACGATTGCTGCAGACTATGAGAGAACCGACATCGGTACCATTCAAATTGCACCGGAAGTGATCGCGGTTATTGCCGGGCTTGCTACTGACGAAGTGGATGGTGTGGCAGGTATGAGCGGCGGCTTTGCCGGCGGGATTGTAGAACTGCTTGGACGGAAAAACTTGTCTAAGGGTGTCAAGGTTGAGGTCGGACAACGCGAAGCAGCCATCGATGTATCCATCATCGTGGAATACGGCAATAAAATCCCTGAAATCGCTGTGGAAATTCAACGCAATGTCAAACGATCCATCGAAATGATGACTGGCCTGACGGTTGTGGAAGTGAACGTACATATCCATGATGTTCATTTCAAAACGGCCGATAAGCCGGAAGAAGAAGAGTTAGGCAATCGCGTGAAATAA
- a CDS encoding SpoIIIAH-like family protein → MNTKRQTVWLVSMLSLMVVLSAYYLFTQDKSSPNVLTDGTQSEQQAGTTEVNGKAGDNGIIVSDAGDAAKSGKGDAGKSGNADGTAANAGDAGKAGSSADKASSDEPSAADQQVIDNLTGVPSTAVFAQIQEQNQERYDDQVDSLMKQIASTSDSTAEQASQAATDLQQLEERYEKLNGLQADLQKKFDNVAIDEQNNRFKVVVQTEKLEKSEAVSIIDQVVKTLDVPADLVSVQYVP, encoded by the coding sequence ATGAACACGAAAAGACAAACGGTTTGGCTTGTATCCATGCTCAGCCTGATGGTTGTGCTCTCCGCCTACTACTTATTTACGCAGGACAAAAGTTCGCCTAATGTGCTGACAGACGGGACTCAAAGCGAGCAGCAGGCGGGAACGACGGAAGTAAACGGCAAGGCCGGCGATAACGGCATTATCGTATCGGATGCAGGAGACGCAGCTAAATCCGGCAAAGGTGATGCGGGCAAATCCGGCAATGCCGACGGCACGGCAGCAAATGCGGGCGATGCAGGCAAAGCAGGCAGCTCCGCAGATAAAGCAAGCAGCGATGAGCCAAGCGCAGCCGACCAGCAAGTGATCGACAATCTTACAGGTGTGCCAAGCACGGCCGTATTTGCTCAAATCCAAGAGCAAAATCAGGAACGTTATGATGATCAGGTCGACAGCCTGATGAAGCAAATTGCCAGCACTTCCGACAGCACCGCGGAACAGGCATCCCAAGCTGCGACCGATCTGCAGCAACTGGAAGAGCGCTATGAGAAGCTGAACGGGCTGCAGGCTGATTTGCAGAAAAAATTCGATAATGTCGCGATTGATGAACAGAACAACCGGTTCAAAGTCGTAGTTCAAACCGAAAAGCTGGAAAAAAGCGAAGCGGTCAGCATTATCGATCAAGTTGTAAAAACGCTGGATGTGCCCGCGGATCTCGTTTCGGTGCAATACGTTCCTTAA
- the amaP gene encoding alkaline shock response membrane anchor protein AmaP has protein sequence MIRIIDKLLLFIYSIIAGALAVVLVCLGLDWITESGVNETASSFYSTEPAQITITVVGIVLFLISLRFFIFSLHRSGPSSAPSIDQHTDFGDIRISLDTIENLALKAASRQRGVKDLRARIHAADAGLDIVLRVVVDGETAIPALTEEMQRSVKQYVEETAGIPVTNVSVFIANIIQSTVPKSRVE, from the coding sequence GTGATTCGAATAATAGACAAGCTGCTCTTGTTTATTTACAGCATTATAGCGGGCGCTCTAGCCGTGGTGCTTGTTTGCCTGGGGCTGGACTGGATTACGGAATCGGGCGTCAACGAAACCGCAAGCAGCTTCTACAGCACAGAGCCTGCGCAAATTACGATTACCGTAGTCGGCATCGTATTGTTCCTGATCAGCTTGCGCTTTTTTATTTTTTCTTTGCATCGCAGCGGTCCGTCTTCTGCTCCGTCTATTGACCAGCATACGGATTTTGGCGATATTCGAATTTCGCTTGATACGATCGAGAACTTGGCGCTTAAAGCGGCTTCCCGCCAGCGCGGCGTAAAGGATCTCCGGGCTAGAATTCACGCAGCGGATGCAGGGCTAGACATTGTTTTGCGCGTTGTGGTGGACGGCGAGACGGCTATCCCGGCGCTGACGGAAGAGATGCAGCGTTCGGTTAAGCAGTACGTTGAAGAAACAGCAGGAATTCCGGTTACGAACGTATCCGTTTTTATCGCGAACATTATTCAATCAACTGTTCCTAAAAGCCGGGTAGAATAG
- the spoIIIAD gene encoding stage III sporulation protein AD, with product MEIIQVVGIGLIATVLILVVREQKPVFAYLLAAFTGLFLFLFVIGKIESVIEVLEQLANKAGIPSIYLKTILKIIGIAYIAEFGAQIIRDAGLESVASKIEFAGKILILVMAVPIISVIVETVIGLLPSGGGSG from the coding sequence GTGGAAATCATTCAGGTCGTCGGTATCGGCTTAATTGCCACCGTCCTTATTCTTGTCGTTCGGGAGCAGAAGCCGGTCTTCGCTTATCTGCTGGCGGCATTCACCGGATTGTTCCTCTTTTTGTTCGTCATCGGCAAAATCGAATCGGTTATCGAAGTGCTGGAGCAGTTGGCGAATAAGGCGGGAATCCCTTCGATTTACTTAAAGACGATATTAAAAATTATCGGAATTGCTTATATCGCAGAATTCGGAGCGCAAATTATCCGGGATGCGGGGCTGGAGAGCGTCGCATCCAAAATTGAATTTGCCGGCAAAATTTTAATTCTGGTTATGGCCGTTCCGATTATAAGCGTCATTGTGGAGACGGTGATCGGACTGCTCCCGAGCGGAGGAGGAAGCGGATGA
- the spoIIIAC gene encoding stage III sporulation protein AC, with protein MEMDVSAIFQIAGIGIIIAMIHTVLKQMGKEDMAHWVTLIGFVVVLFMVIRMLADLFQEIKTIFLFQ; from the coding sequence ATGGAGATGGATGTGAGCGCCATATTCCAAATTGCCGGGATCGGCATCATCATTGCCATGATCCACACGGTGCTGAAGCAGATGGGCAAGGAAGATATGGCGCATTGGGTGACGTTAATCGGATTTGTTGTTGTGTTGTTTATGGTCATCAGAATGCTCGCGGACTTGTTTCAGGAGATCAAGACCATTTTTTTGTTCCAGTAA
- the spoIIIAE gene encoding stage III sporulation protein AE, translated as MNQAIRFRLLGVMMAVLILTGFTPLVTAGSTHAAAAAVSAVPAGAASSSAGSGETDDGGMTGQLTEQQLEGLNTDAVENYWNQLREQYGGFFPDQKIPSFVDMIMPGGEGLKMKTVLSSLARYFLHEVLYNAKLLVTIVMLTVFSVVLETLQNAFERNTVSKVGYSIAYMVLIIMAANSFHVAIGYAQQAIETMIQFMLAMLPLLLTLLASLGNVTTVTIMHPLVVFMIHTVGTVIYTIVFPLLFFSAVLHIASGLTERFKVTQLANLLRTISVWLMGAMVTIFLGVISVRGAAGAITDGITLRTAKFLAGNFVPVVGRVVSDAADTVISASLLAKNAIGLAGVIILLFLCAFPALKILTLALIYNVSAAVMQPLGDSPIVTCLQTIGKTMIYIFVALAAVGFMFFLAITIMLTAGNAAMMIR; from the coding sequence ATGAATCAGGCGATCCGCTTCCGGTTACTTGGTGTTATGATGGCTGTCCTTATTTTGACCGGCTTTACGCCGCTCGTAACGGCAGGATCAACTCATGCGGCAGCGGCGGCGGTAAGCGCGGTCCCGGCCGGCGCGGCGAGCAGTTCAGCCGGCAGCGGAGAAACTGATGACGGCGGGATGACCGGGCAGTTGACCGAACAGCAGCTCGAAGGTCTCAATACGGACGCGGTGGAAAATTACTGGAACCAGCTCAGAGAGCAATACGGCGGATTTTTTCCCGACCAGAAAATTCCCAGCTTTGTCGATATGATCATGCCTGGCGGCGAAGGTTTAAAGATGAAGACCGTGTTAAGCTCGCTGGCGCGTTACTTTCTGCATGAGGTGCTGTACAACGCCAAGCTGCTTGTCACCATCGTCATGCTGACGGTGTTCAGCGTTGTGCTGGAGACGCTGCAGAATGCGTTCGAGCGTAACACTGTGAGCAAGGTCGGGTATTCAATCGCTTATATGGTGCTTATCATTATGGCCGCAAACAGCTTCCATGTCGCTATCGGCTATGCCCAGCAGGCGATCGAAACGATGATCCAATTTATGCTCGCCATGCTGCCGCTGCTGCTTACGCTGCTCGCGTCGCTTGGCAACGTCACGACCGTTACGATCATGCATCCGCTGGTTGTTTTTATGATCCATACCGTCGGCACCGTCATCTACACGATCGTGTTCCCGCTGCTGTTCTTTTCGGCGGTGCTCCATATCGCAAGCGGCTTGACGGAGCGGTTCAAAGTGACGCAGCTTGCCAATTTGCTCCGGACGATCTCGGTTTGGCTGATGGGTGCGATGGTGACGATTTTTCTCGGGGTCATTTCGGTACGCGGGGCGGCAGGCGCGATTACAGACGGCATAACACTCCGGACGGCCAAGTTCCTTGCCGGCAATTTTGTCCCGGTAGTGGGACGGGTTGTATCCGATGCCGCAGACACTGTAATCTCCGCTTCTCTGCTTGCCAAAAATGCGATCGGCCTCGCCGGCGTCATTATACTGCTGTTTCTGTGCGCTTTTCCGGCGCTGAAAATATTAACGTTAGCATTGATTTACAATGTGTCGGCGGCAGTCATGCAGCCGCTCGGCGATTCGCCGATCGTTACCTGCCTCCAGACGATCGGCAAAACGATGATTTATATTTTTGTGGCGCTCGCAGCCGTAGGGTTTATGTTTTTTCTGGCCATTACCATCATGCTGACAGCAGGCAATGCAGCCATGATGATCCGGTAG
- the spoIIIAF gene encoding stage III sporulation protein AF — MMDFLSDWLRNIIAVILLAVFVELLLPNKAMQRYARLVVGLFVLLTLMTPIFQLLQGDFEQKLETSFQNWSAESGQQDLKMPTLSEIRKEADELSSKRAADVEQLSKKVLEQDISRQVKESTGAETMDVQIIWKEQTENNPEVRSVVITLKPAQSDADSPAGSRQGSEGPVQPVQVDVNVEPVEAVTVNPSPDLPDGKEDGQAAEAWAPVSAVLDRQVRQLLQNVWGIAPELVIVRQPADAAGNY; from the coding sequence ATGATGGATTTCCTTTCAGACTGGCTCCGTAATATTATCGCTGTCATTTTGCTTGCAGTCTTTGTCGAGCTTCTTCTCCCGAACAAAGCGATGCAGCGTTATGCCAGGCTGGTTGTCGGATTGTTTGTACTGCTTACGCTGATGACGCCGATTTTTCAGCTGCTTCAGGGCGATTTTGAACAAAAGCTGGAAACGAGTTTCCAAAACTGGAGCGCGGAGAGCGGGCAGCAAGATTTGAAAATGCCGACCTTATCCGAGATCCGGAAGGAAGCAGACGAGCTTTCCAGCAAGCGGGCCGCCGATGTGGAACAGCTGTCCAAAAAGGTGCTCGAGCAGGATATAAGCCGGCAGGTGAAGGAGAGCACAGGAGCTGAAACGATGGACGTGCAGATCATTTGGAAAGAGCAGACGGAGAACAATCCGGAGGTCCGCAGCGTTGTCATTACACTGAAACCGGCACAATCTGATGCAGATTCCCCGGCCGGCAGCAGGCAGGGCAGCGAGGGACCGGTGCAGCCGGTTCAGGTAGACGTTAACGTGGAGCCGGTTGAAGCGGTCACCGTTAACCCGTCGCCGGATTTGCCGGACGGCAAAGAAGACGGCCAAGCGGCAGAAGCGTGGGCTCCGGTATCCGCTGTGCTGGATCGTCAAGTCCGGCAGCTGCTGCAAAATGTTTGGGGAATCGCCCCCGAACTCGTCATCGTCCGCCAGCCTGCTGACGCAGCGGGGAACTATTAG
- the accC gene encoding acetyl-CoA carboxylase biotin carboxylase subunit, with translation MKFQKILIANRGEIAVRIIRACRELGISTVAVYSEADRESLHVRLADEAYCIGPTASKDSYLNLTNIMSVATITGCDAIHPGYGFLSENADFAEICESCNITFIGPSPTAISRMGDKSVAKQTMKEADVPVIPGSDGLIENLDEAVRIARSIGYPVIIKATAGGGGRGIRIAENEEALIQQITTAQQEAEKAFGNAGVYLEKYLTGMKHVEIQIMADKHGNAVHLFERDCSVQRRRQKLVEEAPCPVMTPQLRERMGQAAVRAAKAVNYAGAGTLEFLLGPDGNFYFMEMNTRIQVEHPVTEMITNIDLIKEMISVAEGNPLSFTQEDLNINGWAIECRINAEDSERGFMPSPGHIPFYLAPGGNGVRVDSAVYPGYTISPHYDSMIAKLIVWGPTRDEAIARMKRALSEFAIEGIRTTIPFHQKLLNHPKFVQGTFDIKFLEDYDVNDPEAGPAARLDS, from the coding sequence TTGAAATTCCAGAAAATATTGATTGCCAACCGCGGTGAAATCGCCGTTCGGATTATTCGCGCCTGCCGCGAGCTTGGTATTTCGACCGTGGCTGTTTATTCCGAAGCGGACCGCGAATCGCTTCATGTCCGTCTGGCGGACGAAGCTTATTGCATCGGTCCTACCGCTTCGAAGGACAGCTATTTGAATTTGACTAATATTATGAGCGTAGCGACCATTACGGGCTGCGACGCGATTCATCCGGGGTATGGCTTCCTTTCGGAAAATGCCGATTTTGCGGAGATTTGCGAATCCTGCAACATTACATTTATCGGACCGTCCCCAACGGCAATCAGCCGTATGGGCGACAAATCCGTTGCCAAGCAAACGATGAAGGAAGCTGACGTACCGGTTATTCCGGGTTCGGACGGCTTGATCGAGAATTTGGATGAAGCGGTCCGGATTGCCCGTTCCATCGGTTATCCGGTTATCATCAAAGCAACTGCGGGCGGCGGCGGACGCGGCATCCGCATTGCGGAGAATGAAGAAGCGCTTATTCAGCAAATTACAACCGCACAGCAGGAAGCGGAAAAAGCTTTCGGCAATGCGGGCGTTTATTTGGAAAAATATTTGACCGGCATGAAGCATGTCGAGATTCAAATTATGGCCGATAAACACGGCAATGCCGTTCATCTGTTCGAACGCGACTGCTCGGTTCAGCGCCGCCGCCAGAAGCTGGTTGAGGAAGCGCCGTGCCCGGTCATGACGCCGCAGCTTCGCGAGCGTATGGGTCAAGCGGCAGTTCGCGCTGCCAAAGCGGTTAATTATGCCGGCGCAGGTACGCTGGAGTTCCTTTTGGGACCGGACGGCAATTTCTATTTCATGGAAATGAATACGCGTATCCAGGTTGAGCATCCCGTGACGGAAATGATTACGAATATCGACCTGATTAAAGAAATGATCTCGGTAGCCGAAGGCAATCCGTTGTCGTTTACACAGGAAGATCTGAACATTAACGGCTGGGCGATCGAATGCCGCATTAATGCGGAAGATTCGGAACGCGGCTTTATGCCGTCGCCGGGCCATATCCCGTTCTATTTGGCTCCGGGCGGCAACGGTGTCCGCGTCGACAGTGCGGTATATCCGGGATATACGATCTCCCCGCATTACGATTCGATGATTGCAAAACTGATCGTGTGGGGACCAACCCGCGATGAAGCGATTGCACGTATGAAACGCGCATTATCGGAGTTTGCGATTGAAGGCATTCGTACGACGATTCCTTTCCATCAAAAATTGCTGAACCATCCGAAATTTGTTCAAGGCACGTTCGATATCAAGTTCCTGGAGGACTATGATGTGAACGATCCGGAAGCGGGACCGGCAGCTCGTCTTGACAGCTAG
- the spoIIIAG gene encoding stage III sporulation protein AG, with translation MAKWMQWLERAFGGGPSGPKRIRTLRMLLIVGAVGAALMLLNSFLKMNPVEPSHSQSPVPPADQDQETFGGTRVSASDNPFDAIEQQLEMRLKDILEKVVGVSNVDVLVTVDSTGEQVYAQNDQDTQSVTEETDPNGGRRYITSTTKNGTIVLYEVAGEQKPVITKTISPRIRGIIVVAKGAENTAIRHLITDAVSKGVNVPVSRISVVPRKQ, from the coding sequence TTGGCGAAGTGGATGCAATGGCTGGAGAGGGCTTTTGGAGGCGGCCCGTCCGGCCCGAAACGAATCCGTACGCTTCGGATGCTGCTTATCGTCGGGGCGGTTGGAGCGGCGCTGATGCTGCTGAACTCCTTCTTGAAGATGAATCCGGTGGAGCCGTCCCACAGCCAGTCTCCGGTTCCGCCGGCAGACCAGGATCAGGAAACGTTTGGCGGAACCCGCGTTTCAGCTTCGGATAATCCGTTTGATGCCATCGAGCAGCAGCTCGAGATGCGGCTGAAGGATATTTTGGAGAAGGTGGTTGGCGTAAGCAATGTGGATGTGCTGGTTACCGTCGATTCCACCGGAGAGCAAGTGTACGCCCAAAACGATCAGGATACCCAGTCTGTTACCGAAGAAACAGATCCAAACGGCGGGCGCCGGTATATTACATCCACCACAAAAAACGGCACAATCGTGCTGTACGAAGTGGCCGGCGAGCAAAAGCCCGTCATCACCAAAACGATCAGTCCGCGTATACGCGGCATTATCGTAGTGGCTAAAGGAGCGGAAAACACCGCGATCAGGCATCTGATAACCGATGCGGTCAGCAAAGGCGTTAACGTTCCGGTAAGCCGAATATCCGTAGTGCCAAGAAAACAATAA
- a CDS encoding DUF2273 domain-containing protein — protein MWKEFWTSYGKRTIGAAIGLFFGIIYLFAGFWDMLMVGLLVAIGYWFGKQKELHNDPLRMLQQLWSVLMERVRFYK, from the coding sequence ATGTGGAAAGAGTTCTGGACTTCTTACGGGAAACGGACGATCGGTGCCGCTATCGGGCTGTTTTTTGGCATTATTTATTTGTTTGCCGGATTTTGGGATATGCTTATGGTAGGACTGCTTGTGGCGATTGGCTACTGGTTCGGCAAGCAAAAAGAATTGCATAATGATCCTCTCCGCATGCTGCAGCAATTATGGAGCGTGTTAATGGAAAGGGTCCGATTCTACAAGTGA
- the nusB gene encoding transcription antitermination factor NusB: MKRRLGREIAVSSLYQMEMNEEVSGADAIGMIMEEAGVQDNELGADPAEIKATESFVEELVQGVTQNKQAIDDMLQQFLTGWQVDRLSRVDRQILRLACYEIVYREDVPPKAATNEAIELAKHFGTDESGKFVNGVLGKLLQGVEQLKEGR; encoded by the coding sequence ATGAAACGAAGATTAGGTCGAGAAATTGCAGTATCAAGCTTATACCAAATGGAAATGAATGAGGAAGTTTCCGGTGCGGATGCAATCGGGATGATTATGGAGGAAGCAGGCGTTCAAGATAATGAACTTGGTGCAGATCCTGCCGAAATTAAAGCAACGGAATCGTTTGTTGAGGAACTGGTTCAAGGCGTAACCCAAAATAAACAAGCGATTGACGATATGCTTCAGCAGTTTTTGACAGGCTGGCAAGTAGACCGGTTGTCGCGTGTAGACCGCCAAATTCTTCGCCTCGCCTGCTATGAAATTGTGTACCGTGAGGATGTTCCGCCGAAAGCGGCTACGAATGAAGCTATTGAACTAGCCAAGCATTTTGGCACCGATGAATCGGGCAAGTTCGTTAACGGCGTGCTTGGCAAGCTGCTTCAAGGCGTGGAGCAATTAAAAGAAGGCCGCTAA
- the accB gene encoding acetyl-CoA carboxylase biotin carboxyl carrier protein, translating to MFKLSEIKELIKLVDQTSVHELEIENEGARLSIRKPGKTEVVNVQSAPVSHTYAPAPIPAPAAAAAVQTPAAAPAAETAAKENLHSIVSPMVGTFYRASSPDAAPFVQEGDRIHEKSVVCILEAMKLMNELEAEVRGEIVEILVENGQLVEYGQPLFLVRTE from the coding sequence ATGTTCAAATTGAGCGAGATTAAAGAATTGATCAAATTGGTTGATCAGACTTCCGTTCATGAGCTGGAAATTGAAAATGAAGGGGCTCGTCTGTCGATCCGCAAACCGGGCAAAACTGAAGTGGTGAATGTACAATCGGCCCCAGTCTCGCATACATATGCACCGGCACCGATTCCTGCACCAGCCGCAGCAGCTGCGGTACAAACACCAGCTGCAGCACCGGCGGCAGAGACTGCTGCGAAAGAAAACCTGCATTCGATCGTATCGCCGATGGTCGGCACGTTCTATCGTGCATCTTCGCCTGATGCGGCGCCATTCGTTCAGGAAGGCGACCGTATCCATGAGAAAAGCGTCGTATGTATTTTGGAAGCGATGAAGCTGATGAATGAGCTGGAAGCGGAAGTTCGCGGTGAAATCGTTGAAATCCTCGTTGAGAACGGACAGCTTGTCGAGTATGGCCAGCCGCTTTTCCTTGTAAGAACGGAATAG
- the folD gene encoding bifunctional methylenetetrahydrofolate dehydrogenase/methenyltetrahydrofolate cyclohydrolase FolD, whose amino-acid sequence MSAQIIEGKKISDMIREEIKAETAELLAKGIVPGLAVVLVGDDPASKVYVGSKEKACVQLGFYSEVHRLAEHTTEQELLALIDKLNNQDTINGILVQLPLPKHINEKAVIDAIRVEKDVDGFHPQSVGNLSIGDDSLLPCTPAGVIELIKRSGVDIAGKNAVVIGRSNIVGKPVAMLLLRENATVTIAHSRTANMEELARQADILVVAIGKPKAIGRSYVKPGAVVIDVGINRLPDGKLCGDVDYEDCLDAAGYITPVPGGVGPMTITMLMKNTITAAKRANGIGV is encoded by the coding sequence ATGAGCGCACAAATTATTGAAGGCAAAAAAATATCCGATATGATTCGTGAGGAAATTAAAGCTGAAACAGCGGAGCTTCTGGCCAAAGGGATTGTCCCGGGCCTCGCTGTTGTTCTCGTCGGCGACGACCCTGCATCGAAAGTATATGTAGGCTCGAAAGAAAAAGCATGCGTACAGCTTGGCTTTTACTCCGAGGTTCACCGGCTTGCGGAACATACGACGGAGCAAGAACTGCTGGCTCTGATCGACAAGCTGAACAACCAGGACACAATTAACGGTATTCTGGTGCAGCTTCCGCTGCCGAAACATATTAATGAAAAGGCTGTAATCGATGCCATTCGCGTAGAGAAGGATGTGGACGGCTTCCATCCGCAAAGCGTCGGCAATCTGTCGATTGGCGACGACAGCCTCCTGCCTTGCACGCCTGCAGGCGTAATTGAGCTGATCAAACGGAGCGGAGTGGACATTGCCGGCAAAAATGCGGTTGTCATCGGACGCAGCAATATTGTAGGCAAGCCGGTTGCCATGCTCCTTCTCCGCGAGAATGCAACGGTGACGATTGCACATTCCCGCACGGCCAACATGGAAGAGCTTGCAAGACAAGCCGATATTTTGGTCGTTGCCATCGGCAAGCCGAAAGCGATCGGCCGCTCCTATGTGAAGCCGGGCGCAGTCGTTATTGACGTAGGTATTAACCGCTTGCCGGACGGCAAGCTTTGCGGCGATGTAGATTACGAGGATTGCCTGGATGCTGCGGGTTACATTACGCCTGTACCGGGCGGCGTTGGTCCAATGACCATTACGATGCTGATGAAAAATACGATTACCGCAGCAAAGAGGGCTAACGGAATCGGGGTGTAA
- the spoIIIAB gene encoding stage III sporulation protein SpoIIIAB, with the protein MIKLLGAMLVLAAGTLIGFLMAGKYAARPRELRQMAYALKRLETEIGYGRTPLPIALLRTGEAASPPVSDIFKAAAEELRREDGPTFQESWTAAVNRVWAYTAMRSVEQGIVLRLGSALGISDKDDQLKHLKLALVQLKAEEDEARDEQARYEKMWKSLGVLAAALVVIVMI; encoded by the coding sequence GTGATCAAGCTGCTTGGCGCAATGCTGGTGCTGGCGGCCGGCACGCTGATCGGATTTCTGATGGCCGGCAAATATGCGGCCCGCCCGCGGGAGCTGCGCCAGATGGCTTATGCCCTGAAGCGGCTGGAGACGGAGATCGGGTATGGCCGGACACCGCTCCCGATCGCGCTGCTGCGAACAGGAGAGGCGGCTTCGCCGCCTGTATCCGACATCTTCAAAGCTGCAGCAGAGGAGCTCAGGCGGGAAGACGGGCCAACCTTTCAGGAAAGCTGGACAGCTGCGGTAAACCGGGTATGGGCGTATACGGCGATGCGTTCGGTGGAGCAAGGCATCGTGCTGCGGCTCGGATCGGCTCTTGGCATCAGCGATAAGGATGACCAGCTGAAGCATTTGAAGCTGGCGCTGGTGCAGCTGAAGGCGGAGGAAGATGAAGCTAGAGACGAGCAAGCACGCTACGAAAAAATGTGGAAAAGCCTTGGCGTACTGGCCGCCGCGCTCGTCGTCATTGTGATGATTTAG